A portion of the Sphingorhabdus pulchriflava genome contains these proteins:
- a CDS encoding CAP domain-containing protein, with translation MSGKMNAGLKWPWLVIATIGLTAMPSSARNGDEADVLAEINFLRSNPTAYARELDDLGQRFEGNVLLGEGDWPDFTTYEGPRAVAEASRELRKRRSITTLGHSELLARAAADHVKAQGASGETGHYSNGKGPGQRVKAHGGDIYVGEAIVYNYSSPQNAVQQLVVDDGVPDRGHRKQLLSGEYRYAGVACGRHARWLNMCVIVLARTADGYPIIPPRGE, from the coding sequence ATGAGTGGGAAGATGAATGCGGGTCTCAAATGGCCATGGCTGGTCATTGCAACGATTGGCCTGACGGCGATGCCATCATCGGCTCGCAATGGTGATGAGGCAGATGTGCTGGCCGAGATCAATTTCTTGCGCAGTAACCCCACAGCCTATGCGCGTGAGCTTGATGATTTGGGCCAGCGCTTTGAAGGCAATGTTCTGCTGGGCGAGGGCGATTGGCCTGATTTTACGACATATGAGGGGCCACGTGCAGTTGCTGAAGCTTCGCGCGAGCTGCGCAAAAGGCGCTCAATTACGACGCTGGGGCATAGCGAACTGTTGGCGCGCGCCGCCGCTGACCATGTGAAGGCGCAAGGAGCGAGTGGGGAGACCGGCCATTATTCGAACGGCAAGGGGCCGGGGCAGCGCGTCAAGGCACATGGAGGCGACATCTATGTCGGTGAAGCGATCGTGTACAATTATTCCAGCCCGCAAAACGCCGTTCAGCAGCTGGTGGTCGATGACGGAGTTCCGGATCGCGGACATCGTAAGCAGCTATTGTCCGGTGAATATCGCTATGCGGGCGTAGCTTGCGGACGCCATGCGCGATGGCTGAATATGTGCGTTATTGTTCTTGCTCGAACTGCAGATGGTTACCCGATCATCCCGCCAAGGGGCGAATGA
- the pth gene encoding aminoacyl-tRNA hydrolase, translating to MQIWAGLGNPGPQYAMHRHNVGFMAVDALADRYEAPAPAKKFQGWMQEVRIGGDKIILLKPATFMNESGRSIRAAMDFYKLDPEDVTVFYDELDLAPFKIKVKRGGGAAGHNGIRSTIDHIGADFRRIRLGIGHPGHKDRVTGYVLGSFSKSEIDPLADMLGAIAAEAGWLAKGDDVRFMSEVARYLNED from the coding sequence ATGCAAATTTGGGCAGGCCTTGGCAATCCGGGACCGCAATATGCGATGCACCGTCACAATGTCGGCTTCATGGCAGTGGATGCGCTTGCCGATCGCTATGAAGCCCCGGCACCTGCCAAGAAATTTCAGGGATGGATGCAGGAAGTCCGCATCGGCGGCGACAAAATCATCCTCCTCAAACCCGCAACTTTCATGAACGAAAGCGGTCGCAGCATCCGCGCGGCGATGGATTTTTACAAGCTTGACCCCGAGGATGTGACCGTCTTTTATGACGAACTCGACCTCGCACCCTTCAAAATCAAGGTGAAACGCGGCGGTGGGGCAGCGGGACATAATGGCATCCGTTCCACCATCGACCATATCGGCGCTGATTTCCGACGTATCCGGCTTGGCATTGGGCACCCTGGCCACAAAGACCGGGTGACCGGATATGTACTAGGTTCATTTTCCAAGAGCGAAATAGATCCCCTTGCCGATATGCTAGGTGCGATCGCTGCAGAAGCCGGCTGGCTGGCGAAGGGTGATGATGTGCGTTTCATGAGTGAAGTTGCGCGGTACCTCAACGAGGATTGA
- the ychF gene encoding redox-regulated ATPase YchF — MGFKCGIVGLPNVGKSTLFNALTETQAAQAANYPFCTIEPNVGAVAVPDPRLHVIAKIGGSQKIIETQLSFVDIAGLVRGASKGEGLGNQFLANIREVDAIVHVLRCFENDDIQHVDNKIDPISDAETVETELMLSDLESLEKRVPAFQKKATGGDKEAKIAAAVLGRALDLLRDGKPARLLTPNDPEEARIFQQAQLLTSKPVLYVCNVEEASAAEGNALSAKVFEKAKAEGAEAVVVSAAIEAEISTMPAEDREVFLSDLGLHETGLARVIRAGYELLHLITFFTVGPKEARAWTVFKGAKAPQAAGVIHSDFEKGFIRAETMAYDDYVQFNGEAGAKEAGKWRSEGKEYDVKDGDIMLFRFNV; from the coding sequence ATGGGTTTCAAATGCGGTATTGTCGGGCTGCCCAATGTGGGCAAGTCCACCCTGTTCAACGCGCTGACCGAGACGCAGGCGGCGCAGGCGGCGAACTATCCCTTTTGCACGATTGAGCCCAATGTCGGCGCGGTCGCGGTGCCCGATCCGCGGCTGCACGTGATCGCGAAGATTGGTGGCAGCCAGAAAATTATCGAGACACAGTTGAGCTTTGTTGACATCGCAGGCCTTGTGCGCGGCGCTTCCAAGGGCGAAGGCCTGGGCAACCAGTTCCTCGCCAATATCCGCGAGGTTGACGCCATCGTCCATGTGCTGCGCTGTTTTGAAAATGACGATATCCAGCATGTCGACAACAAGATCGACCCCATTTCGGACGCCGAAACGGTCGAGACCGAATTGATGCTTTCCGACCTTGAAAGCCTCGAAAAGCGCGTTCCGGCCTTCCAGAAAAAGGCGACCGGTGGTGACAAGGAAGCGAAAATTGCGGCGGCTGTGCTTGGTCGTGCGCTTGATCTGCTGCGCGATGGCAAGCCTGCTCGACTGTTAACGCCCAACGATCCGGAAGAAGCGCGGATTTTTCAGCAAGCACAATTGCTGACCTCCAAGCCCGTGCTGTACGTCTGCAATGTCGAGGAAGCCTCGGCGGCAGAGGGCAACGCACTGTCCGCCAAGGTGTTCGAAAAGGCCAAGGCCGAAGGTGCCGAGGCGGTAGTTGTCTCCGCCGCAATCGAGGCCGAAATCTCCACCATGCCTGCCGAGGACCGCGAAGTGTTCCTGTCCGACCTCGGGCTGCACGAAACCGGGTTGGCGCGAGTCATCCGTGCCGGTTACGAACTGCTCCACCTCATCACCTTCTTCACTGTCGGCCCCAAGGAAGCCCGCGCCTGGACGGTATTCAAAGGCGCAAAGGCCCCGCAAGCGGCAGGCGTGATCCACAGCGATTTCGAGAAAGGTTTCATCCGTGCCGAAACCATGGCCTATGACGATTATGTCCAGTTCAACGGCGAAGCCGGAGCCAAGGAAGCGGGCAAGTGGCGTTCCGAAGGCAAGGAATATGACGTCAAAGACGGCGACATCATGCTGTTCCGTTTCAACGTTTGA
- a CDS encoding SDR family oxidoreductase, with the protein MTDIERRTVIKTALAAGAAATLPGAASAADKPLAGKSVLITGASSGFGYLGALHYARLGAKVIASMRGLPRKEADELKAEAAKEKLDIQIIQIDVTSDEQVAKGVAEAEKIAGGPLDTLINNAGVGYAGPIELQDMEATKLIFDTNVYGPHRMARAVLPGMRKAKRGLIFNISSQLGRVIVPSAGHYSPTKFALEAMSEAMAYELVPHNIEVCVIQPGGYPTKVWVNRNQLASELKARLTADQTEAYPALVDSMGKEDGTRRSADPMDVPRAIAEIAAMPAGTRPLRRAVHPGTKPQEVINKVSAETQLAMLGNSPFGPWVKAVHD; encoded by the coding sequence ATGACCGATATTGAACGCCGCACTGTAATCAAGACTGCACTGGCCGCGGGTGCCGCTGCCACTTTACCGGGCGCAGCATCTGCTGCTGACAAGCCGCTTGCAGGCAAATCGGTGCTGATTACTGGTGCTTCCTCAGGTTTTGGTTATCTGGGCGCCCTGCATTACGCCCGCCTTGGCGCAAAGGTTATCGCCTCCATGCGAGGATTGCCGCGCAAAGAGGCGGACGAACTCAAAGCCGAGGCCGCGAAGGAAAAACTGGACATCCAGATAATCCAGATCGACGTCACCTCCGACGAACAGGTCGCAAAGGGCGTTGCCGAAGCGGAGAAGATTGCCGGCGGGCCTCTCGATACCCTCATCAACAATGCAGGCGTCGGCTATGCCGGGCCAATCGAATTGCAGGACATGGAGGCAACCAAGCTGATCTTCGACACCAATGTCTATGGCCCGCACCGTATGGCGCGCGCGGTGCTGCCGGGAATGCGCAAGGCGAAGCGCGGGTTGATCTTCAACATATCTTCGCAATTGGGCCGGGTGATCGTGCCGTCAGCAGGCCATTATTCCCCCACCAAATTTGCGCTGGAGGCGATGAGCGAGGCGATGGCCTATGAACTGGTGCCGCACAATATCGAGGTCTGCGTGATCCAGCCGGGTGGCTATCCGACCAAGGTGTGGGTCAACCGCAACCAGTTGGCCAGCGAACTGAAGGCGCGGCTTACAGCCGATCAGACAGAGGCCTATCCTGCATTGGTCGATTCCATGGGTAAGGAAGACGGCACCCGCCGCAGCGCAGACCCGATGGATGTGCCCCGCGCGATCGCCGAAATCGCGGCGATGCCAGCAGGCACCCGTCCGCTTCGTCGGGCCGTGCATCCGGGAACGAAGCCGCAGGAAGTGATCAACAAGGTGTCGGCGGAAACGCAGCTAGCAATGCTGGGCAACTCACCCTTCGGGCCTTGGGTGAAAGCGGTGCACGATTGA
- a CDS encoding DUF1330 domain-containing protein, which produces MTDAAGRAFFMRNIQGPVMMLNLLRFRATADYSASPELAPDAPITGEQAFQRYIDHTKPYLAASGGKIRFLGKGGSWLIGPEDEAWDMAMLIEQESVASFIGWNSHEDYLKGIGHRTAALLDSRLLPLVETTGASAQD; this is translated from the coding sequence GTGACCGACGCGGCAGGTCGCGCCTTTTTCATGCGCAACATACAGGGACCGGTAATGATGCTGAACCTTCTGCGTTTCCGAGCGACGGCTGATTACAGCGCTTCGCCGGAGCTTGCGCCTGATGCTCCAATCACTGGCGAACAGGCTTTCCAGCGATATATCGACCATACAAAGCCTTACCTTGCAGCCAGCGGCGGGAAAATCCGTTTTCTCGGCAAAGGCGGCAGCTGGTTGATCGGCCCGGAAGACGAGGCTTGGGATATGGCAATGCTGATCGAGCAGGAAAGCGTTGCCTCGTTTATCGGCTGGAACAGTCATGAGGATTACCTGAAGGGCATTGGCCACCGCACGGCTGCACTGCTCGATTCCAGACTGCTTCCACTGGTTGAAACAACCGGGGCTTCAGCGCAGGACTAA
- a CDS encoding topology modulation protein produces MQRVLIVGPCGAGKSTLSAELGPILGLPVYHMDQLNWKPGWVESNKDEIREKLAAITATDRWLIDGTYGGTLAERLERADTVLYLDYPIRLCVARLLRRIWKFRGRARPDMTEGCPERFDLGFLFYLLQWNSGPKIRLERRLKGHEHKIIRFADPIQLKRWLDSHSA; encoded by the coding sequence ATGCAGCGCGTGTTAATCGTGGGGCCTTGCGGGGCGGGAAAATCGACTCTTTCTGCAGAGCTTGGCCCGATACTGGGCCTGCCGGTCTATCACATGGACCAGCTAAACTGGAAGCCCGGCTGGGTCGAAAGCAACAAAGACGAAATCCGCGAAAAGCTCGCCGCTATAACGGCAACTGATCGCTGGCTGATCGACGGCACCTATGGCGGCACGCTGGCGGAACGGCTGGAGCGGGCGGATACCGTTCTCTATCTCGACTATCCGATCCGTCTGTGCGTGGCGCGATTGCTGCGGCGCATCTGGAAGTTTCGTGGGCGCGCGCGCCCCGACATGACCGAAGGCTGTCCGGAGCGTTTTGATCTGGGCTTTCTATTTTATCTTCTGCAGTGGAACAGCGGGCCGAAAATTCGTCTTGAGAGACGACTGAAAGGCCATGAACATAAAATCATCCGCTTTGCCGATCCGATACAGCTGAAACGCTGGCTGGACTCGCATTCGGCATAA
- a CDS encoding 50S ribosomal protein L25/general stress protein Ctc: MSDQLTLSAEPRERAGKGASRALRREGRVPAVIYGDNKAPEAVHVEEKALVKALMTGHFSNSIVEVTVNGKTERTLPKDVAFHPVTDRPIHVDFMRLSKDATVHVEVPVVFANEEASPGLKRGGVLNIVRHELELICDANLIPDEIVIDVTGFDVGDSIHISHVTLPAGSKSAITDRDFTIATVVAPSGMKSAEGDTTKSEGEA; this comes from the coding sequence ATGAGCGATCAGCTGACTTTGTCGGCCGAGCCGCGCGAACGGGCTGGCAAGGGAGCCTCCCGTGCATTGCGTCGCGAAGGCCGTGTACCTGCCGTTATCTATGGCGACAACAAGGCTCCGGAAGCCGTCCATGTCGAGGAAAAGGCCCTCGTCAAGGCTTTGATGACCGGCCACTTTTCAAACAGCATTGTCGAAGTGACCGTCAACGGCAAAACCGAACGGACCCTTCCAAAGGATGTGGCATTCCATCCGGTCACTGATCGCCCGATCCATGTCGACTTCATGCGCCTGTCAAAGGACGCAACGGTCCATGTCGAAGTCCCCGTCGTCTTCGCAAACGAAGAAGCTTCGCCGGGCCTGAAGCGCGGTGGCGTTCTCAATATCGTTCGTCACGAACTCGAACTGATCTGCGACGCCAACCTGATCCCCGACGAAATCGTCATTGACGTGACCGGTTTCGACGTTGGCGATTCGATCCACATCAGCCACGTTACGCTGCCCGCTGGTTCGAAGAGCGCGATCACCGATCGTGACTTCACCATCGCGACCGTCGTTGCACCTTCGGGCATGAAGTCCGCTGAAGGCGACACGACCAAGTCTGAAGGCGAAGCTTGA